From Phycodurus eques isolate BA_2022a chromosome 1, UOR_Pequ_1.1, whole genome shotgun sequence, one genomic window encodes:
- the si:dkey-32e6.6 gene encoding LOW QUALITY PROTEIN: extracellular matrix protein 2 (The sequence of the model RefSeq protein was modified relative to this genomic sequence to represent the inferred CDS: substituted 2 bases at 2 genomic stop codons) → MNKKGADASSTFMAVLKELHAEKRRLMVPEKAQGKEEEDEDDDDDDDDDDDDDDEDEEEEEEDEEVESSXMELWLTFGXCRLLNILIFWCQEEEEGAEEGEEEEGEEDGGEEESTQAPSNQTETNNISPESRCQTDKSEISCRDVGMTRLPIIRNPEATKMDVGENNIRVIPPDIFSGLPKLEELDLSKNQLDDDSFSRNPLSNLTAVKKLNLDGNRLTMIPTLPPSLEELSVNSNELHTLAPHGFTGLLNLLNLELEGNGLHEGGVSPKAFKPLKRLLRLKLEKNRFRALPQGLPRSLQTLKMAENLIEQLTEEALRGCSHLETLDLGHNLLRDEGLSQLVWTRLRRLEALDLSSNQLTSVPVNLPRRLLKLNVQQNNISRIPALIFRHLRPGLQSLRLSHNALRNEGIERGSFVGTFRSLAELLLDDNHLGEVPRWVRQFKNLQVLRLDNNYIRLLRQWGVCHPRNSGSALASVHLENNLLVPEKIPSNAFNCLTDAQGLVIYPQREDFPEI, encoded by the exons ATGAACAAAAAAGGAGCAGATGCGAGCAGCACCTTCATGGCTGTACTGAAGGAGCTTCATGCTGAGAAGAGGCGGCTAATGGTTCCAGAGAAAGCACAGgggaaagaggaggaagacgaagatgacgacgacgacgatgacgacgacgacgacgacgacgatgaggacgaggaggaagaagaagaagatgaggagGTTGAATCTTCTTGAATGGAGCTGTGGTTGACGTTCGGGTGATGCAGGTTGTtgaatattttgattttttggtgtcaggaagaggaagaaggagcAGAAGAaggggaagaagaggaaggcgaggaggatggaggagaagaagagTCAACTCAAGCTCCCAGCAACCAGACTGAAACAAACAACATCTCGCCTGAGTCTCGGTGTCAGACTGACAAGAGCGAAATCAGCTGCAGGGACGTGGGCATGACTCGCCTGCCAATCATCCGCAACCCGGAGGCCACCAAGATGGATGTGGGAG AGAACAACATCAGAGTCATTCCTCCGGACATTTTCTCGGGCCTGCCAAAACTGGAAGAGCTGGACTTGAGCAAAAACCAGCTGGACGATGATTCATTCAGCCGAAACCCGCTGTCT AACTTGACCGCTGTGAAGAAGCTGAACTTAGACGGCAACCGGCTCACAATGATCCCGACGCTGCCGCCGTCGCTCGAAGAACTGAGCGTGAACAGCAACGAGCTCCACACCCTCGCACCTCACGGGTTCACAG GTTTGCTGAACCTCTTGAACCTGGAACTGGAAGGGAACGGTCTCCACGAGGGCGGCGTGTCGCCAAAAGCATTCAAACCTCTCAAGAGGCTTCTTCGCCTCAAGCTGGAGAAAAACCGTTTCCGCGCTCTCCCCCAGGGTCTTCCCCGCTCTCTGCAG ACATTAAAAATGGCTGAGAATCTGATTGAGCAGTTGACGGAAGAGGCACTGAGGGGCTGCAGTCATTTGGAAACGCTTGACCTCGGTCATAACCTCCTGCGTGATGAAGGCCTTTCCCAACTTGTCTGGACACGCCTTAG aagACTCGAAGCCCTGGATCTCTCTTCAAACCAGCTGACATCAGTGCCCGTGAATCTGCCTCGCCGTCTCCTAAAACTGAACGTccaacaaaacaacatcagCCGCATCCCCGCTCTCATCTTTCGCCACCTGCGGCCTGGCCTGCAGTCACTTCGTCTATCCCACAACGCCTTGAGGAACGAGGGTATTGAGCGGGGGTCTTTTGTCGGAACGTTCCGCTCGCTTGCTGAGCTCCTGTTGGACGACAACCATCTGGGGGAGGTCCCTCGTTGGGTTCGACAGTTTAAGAACCTGCAAGTCCTGAGGCTGGACAACAACTACATCAG GCTGCTGAGGCAGTGGGGTGTGTGTCATCCCCGTAATTCTGGCTCCGCCTTGGCTTCAGTCCACCTCGAAAATAACCTGCTGGTGCCCGAGAAGATTCCCTCAAATGCCTTCAATTGTCTTACGGACGCTCAGGGACTCGTTATCTATCCGCAACGGGAGGATTTTCCAGAAATCTAG